One Brachyspira pilosicoli P43/6/78 genomic window carries:
- a CDS encoding chorismate mutase, whose amino-acid sequence MEELKDLRKKIDEIDRDIVRLIDERMKVSVKVGEIKKKNNAPIFDPKREKEVIASRINLLENKELSNLITTIYNDIMYTSKQIQKHLIDNNTKENSNKKIKYDSVIAYQGREGGNGYEAAKKFFGDEAKLVKKKSFEDVLESIRSSESYYGVLPLENSSTGMVNEVLDILADYNCKIVGEVYLTIEYALMANKNTNIDNIKKVISHHQALKQCSNFIKENNYEEIFSTNTAEAAFFVSNSNDDYIASISNKNAYKIYNLNILKENIENIKGNTTRFIIVSNYDNALNSGNKMTMRFLLPHENGSLADVLDKLKIFNLTSIVSRPHIERKWQYYFYIDMVGDFESDEAKKVFEDFKNSVENFIVLGVYDE is encoded by the coding sequence ATGGAAGAGTTAAAGGATTTAAGAAAAAAAATTGATGAGATAGACAGAGATATTGTAAGGTTAATAGATGAGAGAATGAAAGTTAGTGTGAAGGTTGGGGAGATTAAGAAAAAAAACAATGCTCCGATATTCGACCCTAAAAGAGAAAAAGAAGTTATAGCAAGCAGAATAAATCTTCTTGAAAACAAGGAATTATCAAACTTAATTACTACTATTTATAATGATATAATGTACACATCAAAGCAGATTCAAAAGCATTTGATTGATAATAACACTAAAGAAAATAGTAATAAAAAAATAAAATACGATTCTGTTATAGCGTATCAAGGAAGAGAGGGCGGAAATGGTTATGAGGCTGCTAAAAAGTTTTTTGGCGATGAGGCTAAATTGGTAAAGAAAAAGAGTTTTGAAGATGTTCTTGAGAGTATAAGAAGTTCTGAGAGTTATTATGGGGTTTTACCGCTTGAAAACTCTTCTACAGGCATGGTTAATGAGGTGCTTGATATACTTGCTGATTATAATTGCAAAATAGTTGGTGAGGTTTATCTTACAATAGAATATGCACTTATGGCAAATAAGAATACTAATATAGATAATATAAAAAAAGTAATATCGCATCATCAGGCACTAAAACAATGTTCTAATTTTATAAAAGAGAATAATTATGAAGAGATTTTCTCTACAAATACTGCAGAGGCTGCTTTTTTTGTATCAAACAGTAATGATGATTATATAGCTTCTATATCCAATAAAAATGCTTATAAGATTTATAATTTAAATATATTAAAAGAAAATATTGAAAACATAAAAGGAAACACTACAAGGTTTATAATAGTGAGCAATTATGATAATGCTTTAAACTCTGGAAATAAAATGACTATGAGATTTTTACTTCCGCATGAAAATGGTTCTCTTGCTGATGTTTTAGATAAGCTAAAGATATTTAATTTAACATCAATAGTAAGCAGGCCTCATATTGAGAGAAAATGGCAGTATTATTTTTATATTGATATGGTTGGAGATTTTGAGAGTGATGAGGCTAAGAAAGTTTTTGAAGATTTTAAAAACAGTGTAGAGAATTTTATAGTGCTTGGGGTTTATGATGAATGA
- a CDS encoding DinB family protein: MAEYNRKANRMLISIFRDIQKINESDLYKETGSYFNSLINSFTHIIKTDIYFFSILRKYSSKKIIANEEILTYLNDNFLFNKPIDANLDTLFDTRKKLDDIIIDVINSIDDYNVIIKIDFADDTIKKPIYHIIMHELNHNTHHRGEISAMLDMMGYVNDYSNLITII; this comes from the coding sequence ATGGCAGAATATAATAGAAAAGCCAATAGAATGCTTATAAGTATTTTTAGAGATATACAAAAAATTAATGAATCAGATTTATATAAAGAGACAGGAAGTTATTTTAACTCATTAATAAATAGCTTCACTCATATTATAAAAACAGATATTTATTTCTTTTCTATTTTAAGAAAATACTCAAGCAAGAAAATAATAGCGAATGAAGAGATATTAACATACCTTAATGATAATTTTTTGTTTAATAAGCCGATAGATGCTAATTTGGATACTTTATTTGATACAAGAAAAAAATTAGATGACATTATAATAGATGTGATAAACAGCATAGATGATTATAATGTAATAATAAAAATAGATTTTGCTGATGATACAATAAAAAAGCCAATCTATCATATAATAATGCATGAATTAAATCATAACACTCATCATAGAGGAGAAATATCTGCTATGCTTGATATGATGGGATATGTAAATGATTATTCTAATTTAATTACTATAATTTAA
- a CDS encoding ATP-binding protein, producing MPNNNNNQHQKPLMEELYKEELEILKSRDKNLKPKNWKLSPQAVRDFILGKKFEDGTIIKKKFYGDDALVERAIITLAGNRGLMLVGEPGTAKTMLSELLSAAISGNSTITIQGTAGTNEDNIKYSWNYALLFAKGPVDEALIPSPIYTGMSNGFITRFEEITRCPIEIQDSLISILSDKIMNIPEQNRVLFANAGFNIIATANTRDKGINEMSSALKRRFNFETVEPIKDIKLESEIITNQCESLFELANIDMNIDYDVVNVLATTFNELRNGISEDNAKLQELNSIMSTAEAVSVYYQSALHSYYYADGNINMSTVVENLIGSVVKENKDDVSKLQHYFNNAVKIKAQKLGRRWQEYYESRNIIR from the coding sequence ATGCCAAATAATAATAATAATCAACATCAAAAGCCATTAATGGAAGAACTTTACAAAGAAGAATTGGAAATATTAAAAAGCAGAGATAAAAATCTAAAGCCAAAAAATTGGAAATTATCGCCTCAAGCAGTGAGAGATTTTATACTCGGCAAAAAGTTTGAAGACGGCACTATTATAAAAAAGAAGTTTTACGGAGATGATGCTTTAGTTGAAAGAGCAATAATTACATTAGCAGGCAACAGAGGATTGATGCTTGTAGGAGAGCCAGGAACAGCAAAAACAATGCTTAGCGAATTATTATCTGCAGCTATTAGCGGAAACAGCACAATCACAATACAAGGAACTGCAGGAACTAACGAAGATAATATAAAATATTCTTGGAACTATGCTTTGCTATTTGCTAAAGGTCCTGTTGATGAGGCATTAATACCTTCTCCTATTTATACAGGCATGAGTAATGGCTTTATAACAAGATTTGAAGAGATTACAAGATGCCCTATTGAAATACAAGACTCTTTAATAAGTATATTAAGCGATAAGATAATGAATATACCAGAGCAAAACAGAGTATTATTTGCAAATGCCGGATTTAATATAATAGCTACAGCAAATACAAGAGATAAAGGCATTAATGAAATGAGCAGTGCTTTAAAGAGAAGATTTAATTTTGAAACTGTTGAACCTATAAAGGATATAAAACTAGAATCTGAAATAATAACTAATCAATGCGAAAGTTTATTTGAACTTGCTAATATTGATATGAATATAGATTATGATGTAGTTAATGTACTTGCCACTACTTTTAATGAACTTAGAAACGGAATAAGCGAAGATAATGCTAAACTTCAGGAGCTTAATTCTATAATGAGTACAGCTGAGGCGGTTTCAGTTTATTATCAGTCAGCACTTCATTCATACTATTATGCTGATGGAAATATTAATATGTCTACAGTAGTTGAAAACCTTATTGGAAGCGTTGTAAAAGAAAATAAAGACGATGTATCAAAACTACAACACTATTTTAATAATGCTGTAAAAATAAAAGCACAAAAATTAGGCCGCAGATGGCAGGAATATTATGAGAGCAGAAATATTATTAGATAG
- a CDS encoding ribonuclease H-like domain-containing protein → MALDGKENNIIDLITNTYQHISGIGPKKEALLWEEGLTDWQSALKNINYYAMPNSIREALKDELPKSIYNLNSKNYDYFLKKFPNQILYRLYPMFMDKTVFLDIETTGMKPAKSYVTVIGCYDGKDMQVFIHGKNERDFLDYIKNYSIVVTFNGSCFDIPFLERYFNTKIKCAQIDLRFVLKDLGYTGGLKKIEKDVGIDRGDDMLGVNGYTAVLLWNYYLDTKDETAIDSLIHYNLLDTIDLEYLLCLAYNKYAEKYKTSLLDYKELPSVSKYKPNKKLIDYLHKHPHKYSPKNDD, encoded by the coding sequence ATGGCGTTAGATGGAAAAGAAAATAATATAATAGATTTAATTACTAATACTTATCAGCATATAAGCGGTATTGGTCCTAAAAAAGAAGCCCTGCTTTGGGAAGAAGGTTTAACAGATTGGCAAAGTGCATTAAAAAATATTAATTATTATGCAATGCCTAATTCTATAAGAGAAGCCTTAAAAGATGAACTTCCAAAATCTATATATAATTTGAACTCAAAAAATTATGATTATTTTTTAAAGAAGTTTCCTAATCAAATATTATATAGACTTTATCCTATGTTTATGGATAAAACTGTATTTTTGGATATAGAAACTACAGGTATGAAGCCTGCAAAATCTTATGTTACAGTGATAGGCTGTTATGACGGCAAGGATATGCAGGTATTTATTCATGGAAAAAATGAGAGAGATTTTCTAGATTATATAAAAAATTATTCTATTGTTGTTACTTTTAATGGTTCTTGTTTTGATATACCATTTTTGGAGAGATATTTTAATACAAAAATAAAATGTGCTCAGATAGATTTGCGTTTTGTATTAAAGGACTTGGGTTATACCGGCGGATTAAAAAAAATAGAAAAAGATGTCGGTATTGATAGGGGAGACGATATGCTTGGTGTGAATGGATACACCGCCGTTTTGCTTTGGAATTATTATTTAGACACTAAAGATGAAACAGCAATAGATTCTCTCATACATTATAATTTGCTTGATACTATTGATTTGGAATATTTATTATGTCTTGCCTACAATAAATATGCTGAAAAATATAAAACTTCTCTTTTAGACTATAAAGAGCTTCCTTCTGTGAGTAAATATAAGCCTAATAAAAAATTAATAGACTATCTTCACAAACACCCTCATAAATATTCACCTAAAAATGATGATTAA
- a CDS encoding dihydroorotate dehydrogenase, producing MKSKLNINFLGKELKNPVITSSGCFGFGEEYNNYFDVNELGAVNLKGITLNKRDGNSGVRIAETPSGMINCIGLENPGIEYFRDEIIKNIKYSTPIILNINGSTLEEYVKVAEIANEIDRVDFIELNISCPNVKNGGMAFGASCESAEKTTKEVKKVLTKKPLIVKLSPNVTDIVSIAKSVEYAGADSVSLVNTFLAMKIDIKTKKPLLGNTFGGLSGAAIMPIALRMVYQVYKAVKIPIVGMGGIQKYEDALEFIMAGASVVSIGSGIFSNPILPIEIIKQINNYLEENNINNIKDLIGVAHL from the coding sequence ATGAAAAGTAAACTAAATATTAATTTTTTAGGTAAAGAATTAAAAAACCCAGTGATAACTTCATCTGGCTGTTTTGGTTTTGGAGAAGAGTATAATAATTATTTTGATGTTAATGAACTTGGTGCTGTAAACTTAAAAGGCATAACATTAAATAAGAGAGATGGAAATAGCGGAGTTCGCATCGCAGAAACACCAAGCGGAATGATTAATTGTATAGGCTTAGAAAATCCTGGTATAGAATATTTTAGAGATGAGATTATAAAAAATATAAAATACTCAACACCTATTATTTTAAATATTAATGGAAGCACATTAGAAGAATATGTTAAAGTGGCAGAGATTGCTAATGAGATAGATAGAGTTGATTTTATAGAACTTAATATATCTTGCCCTAATGTAAAAAACGGAGGTATGGCTTTTGGTGCTAGCTGTGAAAGTGCTGAAAAGACTACAAAAGAGGTAAAAAAAGTATTAACAAAAAAGCCTTTAATAGTAAAATTATCTCCAAATGTTACTGATATTGTAAGCATTGCTAAATCTGTAGAATATGCAGGTGCTGACAGTGTTTCTTTGGTTAATACTTTTTTAGCCATGAAGATAGACATAAAAACAAAAAAACCATTATTGGGCAACACTTTCGGCGGGCTTTCTGGAGCAGCTATAATGCCTATTGCTTTGAGAATGGTTTATCAAGTTTATAAGGCTGTTAAAATACCTATAGTTGGAATGGGAGGCATTCAAAAATATGAAGATGCTTTAGAGTTTATAATGGCTGGTGCTTCAGTTGTTTCTATAGGCTCTGGTATATTTTCTAACCCAATACTACCTATAGAAATAATAAAACAAATAAATAATTATCTTGAAGAAAATAATATAAACAATATAAAAGATTTAATAGGAGTAGCACATTTATGA
- a CDS encoding shikimate kinase, with the protein MNDLKKTIFVIGLPGSGKSDLSKLLAEYINYSFFDMDKVIESREKKTINKIFEDNGEEYFREVESDVLEELSNIKNAVISTGGGAILKEKNRALMKERGIVIFIDRPAELIVNNINVSERPLLVQDKNKLIELSKKRDALYRECAKVIFNHNTWDNDIKETFKKFYECVGSYI; encoded by the coding sequence ATGAATGATTTAAAAAAAACTATATTTGTTATTGGTCTTCCAGGAAGCGGCAAGAGTGATTTATCAAAACTTTTAGCAGAATATATTAATTATAGTTTTTTTGATATGGATAAGGTTATAGAAAGCAGAGAGAAAAAAACTATAAACAAGATATTTGAAGATAACGGAGAAGAATATTTTAGAGAAGTAGAAAGCGATGTACTTGAAGAGTTGTCAAATATAAAAAATGCTGTTATATCTACCGGCGGCGGAGCAATATTAAAAGAAAAAAACAGAGCTTTGATGAAAGAGCGAGGTATAGTTATTTTTATTGACAGACCCGCCGAGCTTATAGTAAACAATATAAATGTATCAGAACGACCATTACTCGTGCAAGACAAAAATAAATTAATTGAGCTATCAAAAAAAAGAGATGCTCTATATAGAGAATGTGCTAAAGTAATTTTTAATCATAATACTTGGGATAACGATATAAAAGAGACTTTTAAAAAATTCTATGAATGTGTTGGTTCTTATATTTAG
- the pyrF gene encoding orotidine-5'-phosphate decarboxylase → MIIADNNPKDRLIVALDFNSMSEAVALIDELGDEAVFYKVGLELFLYTKGEIIEYLANKNKKVFLDLKFHDIPNTTAMASLFAAKQNVFMFNVHTSGGKKMMEKTVEEIKKLNKENLIIGVTVLTSLSENDIKNMFTSSIALKDLAVNWAKLGKEAGLDGVVCSPKEAAIIKKECGERFRTVCPGVRPKWASVDDQERIMTPKEAIENGCDYLVVGRPITRSEDRVKACRMIVEEIAEGMEHNKKSKAQKIAMALLSSQAVKLNVKEPFTFVSGIKSPIYCDNRYVIGFPEYRKVIVESFVNILKLKDFDIVAGTATAGIPWASFIAYELDKPMCYIRAEKKEHGRGRQIEGADCNGKRLILIEDLISTGGSSIKAFEAAKAEGAIGLEIISIFSYEFEKAKKNFEEANIKFSSLSNFSSLMEIAKDEKYISEDELKKALEWNKDPENWNV, encoded by the coding sequence ATGATAATAGCAGATAATAATCCAAAAGATAGGCTTATAGTAGCATTAGATTTTAATTCTATGTCTGAGGCTGTAGCGTTAATAGATGAACTTGGCGATGAAGCTGTGTTTTATAAAGTTGGTCTTGAGTTATTTTTGTATACTAAAGGCGAGATAATAGAATATTTAGCTAACAAAAATAAAAAAGTATTTCTAGACTTAAAATTTCACGACATACCAAATACAACAGCTATGGCTTCACTTTTTGCTGCTAAACAGAATGTATTTATGTTTAATGTGCATACAAGCGGCGGAAAGAAGATGATGGAAAAGACTGTTGAAGAGATAAAAAAATTAAACAAAGAAAACTTAATAATAGGTGTAACAGTTTTAACTAGTCTTTCAGAAAATGATATTAAAAACATGTTTACTTCAAGCATAGCATTAAAAGACTTGGCTGTTAATTGGGCAAAACTTGGAAAAGAGGCAGGACTTGATGGAGTTGTATGTTCACCTAAAGAGGCTGCTATTATAAAAAAAGAATGCGGTGAGAGATTTAGAACAGTATGTCCAGGAGTTCGTCCTAAGTGGGCTAGTGTTGATGACCAAGAGAGGATTATGACTCCAAAAGAGGCTATAGAAAATGGATGCGATTATCTTGTAGTTGGACGCCCTATAACAAGAAGCGAAGACAGAGTTAAAGCTTGCAGAATGATTGTTGAAGAGATTGCAGAGGGTATGGAACACAATAAAAAAAGCAAGGCTCAAAAAATAGCTATGGCTTTGCTTTCATCTCAAGCTGTTAAACTTAATGTTAAAGAGCCTTTTACTTTTGTATCTGGAATAAAAAGTCCTATATATTGCGACAACAGATATGTAATAGGTTTCCCTGAATATAGAAAAGTAATAGTTGAATCTTTCGTAAATATATTAAAATTAAAAGATTTTGATATAGTAGCTGGTACTGCAACAGCTGGTATACCTTGGGCTTCTTTTATAGCATATGAACTTGATAAGCCTATGTGTTATATTAGAGCTGAGAAAAAGGAGCATGGCAGAGGAAGGCAGATTGAAGGAGCTGATTGTAACGGCAAAAGATTAATACTTATAGAAGATTTAATTTCAACAGGCGGTAGTTCTATAAAAGCATTTGAGGCAGCTAAAGCAGAAGGAGCTATTGGTCTTGAGATTATTTCAATATTTTCTTATGAGTTTGAAAAGGCTAAGAAGAACTTTGAAGAAGCAAATATAAAATTCTCTTCTCTTTCTAATTTCTCATCATTAATGGAAATAGCAAAAGATGAGAAATATATAAGCGAAGATGAATTGAAGAAAGCTTTAGAGTGGAACAAAGATCCAGAAAATTGGAATGTTTGA
- a CDS encoding ComF family protein translates to MDLELGDELRAFKKGSINNTPLIFESFFNCYKYLNTNFDLLLYVPSNKNNNVMNFFANTISKTLNIKKSDDILLNKNIKEQKVLETLKEREDNIKNAFTIKNIENIKNKKLLIIDDVYASGATLKELIKLLKENNITNIEVIVFCYRNYNFEQ, encoded by the coding sequence TTGGATTTAGAGCTTGGAGATGAACTTAGAGCTTTTAAAAAAGGCAGTATAAATAATACTCCTTTAATATTTGAAAGTTTTTTTAATTGCTATAAATATTTAAATACTAATTTTGATTTGCTTTTATATGTACCTTCAAATAAAAATAATAATGTTATGAACTTTTTTGCTAATACAATATCAAAAACACTCAATATAAAAAAATCTGATGATATTCTATTAAATAAAAATATAAAAGAGCAAAAAGTATTAGAAACATTAAAAGAAAGAGAAGACAACATAAAAAATGCATTCACTATAAAAAATATAGAAAACATTAAAAATAAAAAACTTCTTATTATAGACGATGTTTATGCATCGGGGGCTACATTAAAAGAGCTTATAAAATTATTAAAAGAAAACAATATTACAAACATAGAAGTAATAGTATTTTGCTATAGAAATTATAATTTTGAGCAATAA
- the cysS gene encoding cysteine--tRNA ligase: protein MIKFYNSLTRQKEEFKPMNEKEVGMYSCGPTVYNYAHIGNFRAYIFSDLVRRVLEDYGYNVKLVMNLTDVDDKTIRNSKENHISLSEYTKKYKEAFFEDIKTLRIKPATVNPSATEHIKEMIDIIKLLEKNGHTYEADGSIYFKISTFPEYGELANLDKQELKEGASGRVSSDEYDKENASDFVLWKAYTEEDGDVYWDSPFGKGRPGWHIECSAMSCKYLGKHFDIHTGGVDNKFPHHENEIAQNEAAFNEKFVNYWLHCEHLIVDGEKMSKSKGNFYTLRDLLNKGLSAEAIRYSLMNSHYRKQLNFTIEGINQSQSAIDRVNDLIFRLKDVNKTDADDSAVMKELEEANKNFFESIYDDLNVSEALGVFFSFIKSINISFDSINVSSRDAIIKFIERVNNIINCFNMNGEKEIESSEEEKINKLIEERTLAKKEKNYKRADEIRDELNSMGIEIMDTPNGVRWKRK from the coding sequence ATGATTAAGTTTTATAATTCATTAACTAGGCAAAAAGAAGAGTTTAAGCCGATGAATGAAAAAGAGGTTGGAATGTATTCTTGCGGACCTACTGTTTATAATTATGCTCATATTGGTAATTTTAGAGCTTATATATTTAGTGATTTGGTGAGAAGAGTTTTAGAAGATTACGGATACAATGTAAAACTAGTAATGAACTTAACAGATGTTGATGATAAAACTATAAGAAACTCAAAAGAAAACCATATATCATTAAGTGAATATACAAAAAAATATAAAGAGGCTTTTTTTGAAGATATAAAAACTTTAAGAATAAAGCCCGCAACAGTAAATCCTTCTGCTACAGAACATATAAAAGAGATGATAGATATAATAAAACTTCTAGAAAAAAACGGTCATACTTATGAGGCAGACGGTTCTATATATTTTAAGATAAGCACATTTCCAGAGTATGGCGAATTAGCTAACCTTGATAAGCAGGAATTAAAAGAGGGAGCTTCTGGAAGAGTTTCAAGCGATGAATATGATAAAGAAAATGCAAGCGACTTTGTACTTTGGAAGGCATATACAGAAGAAGACGGAGATGTTTATTGGGATTCTCCTTTTGGAAAGGGAAGACCTGGCTGGCATATAGAATGTTCTGCTATGAGCTGCAAATATTTGGGCAAGCATTTTGATATACATACTGGAGGAGTTGATAATAAATTTCCTCATCATGAAAACGAAATAGCACAAAATGAAGCTGCTTTTAATGAGAAGTTTGTTAACTATTGGCTTCACTGTGAGCATTTAATTGTTGATGGTGAGAAGATGTCAAAGTCTAAAGGAAATTTCTATACTCTTAGAGATTTGCTTAATAAAGGCTTATCTGCTGAGGCTATAAGATATTCGCTTATGAACTCTCATTATAGAAAGCAATTAAACTTTACTATAGAAGGTATTAATCAATCTCAAAGTGCAATAGACAGAGTTAATGACCTTATATTTAGACTTAAAGATGTTAATAAAACTGATGCTGATGATAGTGCTGTAATGAAGGAACTTGAAGAGGCTAATAAAAACTTCTTTGAATCTATTTATGATGATTTAAATGTTTCTGAGGCTTTGGGAGTATTTTTTAGTTTTATAAAGAGTATAAATATTTCTTTTGATTCTATTAATGTTAGTTCAAGAGATGCTATAATAAAGTTTATAGAGAGAGTAAATAATATAATAAACTGTTTTAATATGAATGGAGAGAAAGAAATAGAAAGTTCAGAAGAAGAAAAAATTAATAAACTCATAGAAGAACGTACTCTAGCTAAAAAAGAGAAAAATTATAAAAGAGCAGATGAGATAAGAGATGAACTTAACAGTATGGGAATAGAGATAATGGATACACCAAATGGCGTTAGATGGAAAAGAAAATAA
- a CDS encoding dihydroorotate dehydrogenase electron transfer subunit produces MFLEDCEIVENKKIAEDKYILKVKSKEAFRHIKAGQFFMLKSSTYLRRPISVHYVSNDMVEFYYQVKGEGTKYLSSLKEKVNIQGPLGNGFDTNINNKKVLIAAGGMGIAPIKLLIEKLINNNDITLVMGGANKDALNIMERFDTNNIKLHIVTDDGSIGDKCNAVEKTNEIIKKEKFDIIYTCGPTIMMNGIIKIALSNNILCYASLERRMACGVNACLGCNVEVSYDNKTVVLKKACSDGPVFDAKYLWIKNEK; encoded by the coding sequence ATGTTTTTAGAAGATTGTGAGATAGTAGAAAACAAAAAAATAGCAGAGGATAAATATATTCTCAAAGTAAAATCAAAAGAAGCTTTTAGGCATATTAAGGCAGGACAATTTTTTATGCTAAAAAGCAGCACATATTTAAGAAGACCTATAAGTGTTCATTATGTTTCTAATGATATGGTAGAGTTTTATTATCAGGTAAAAGGCGAAGGCACAAAATATTTATCTAGTCTAAAAGAAAAAGTTAATATACAAGGACCTTTAGGAAACGGTTTTGACACTAATATTAATAATAAAAAAGTGCTTATAGCAGCAGGCGGAATGGGTATTGCCCCTATAAAGCTTTTAATAGAAAAACTAATAAACAATAATGATATCACTCTTGTAATGGGAGGAGCAAATAAAGACGCCCTCAACATAATGGAGAGATTTGATACTAATAATATTAAATTACATATAGTTACAGATGATGGCTCTATTGGTGATAAATGTAATGCTGTAGAGAAAACAAACGAAATAATAAAAAAAGAAAAGTTTGATATAATATACACTTGCGGTCCTACCATTATGATGAATGGAATAATAAAAATAGCATTATCAAACAACATATTATGCTATGCTTCTCTTGAGAGGAGAATGGCTTGCGGAGTTAATGCTTGTTTGGGGTGCAATGTGGAAGTTAGTTATGACAATAAAACAGTAGTATTAAAAAAGGCTTGCTCTGACGGACCTGTATTTGATGCTAAATATTTATGGATTAAAAATGAAAAGTAA
- a CDS encoding iron-containing alcohol dehydrogenase: MAIIEFKLPTRIKFGIDSIECLHDTIKQYGGRVVVVTDGNSFNQIGVIDRIVSKLEDNLMNVMVYSKVSSSSNSDASDVIANLVRYSKAECIVAIGGFKVQNIAKGASVVVTNSGEASDYVGGQTVYHKPFPLISVPTILGSLSEITTGMYLVDKYDGICKESTDKNIYASDCIIDPALYTTVPVKYSISSALSVFAMAFDLYMSTTLNEINAPIIKNAMRLSIKGLGKLILDSSNVDNISNIAMANMMCAMASSNASLGASRALSIAINNMYNVNKSIISSMLLPHIMEYYIPVVPDKYTILADFINGVDPEMTPFEIASQSGEYIKKLLHDLNLPRRLNEINMDRSKFNNVADIALTYSGMDKLPKVMTHDAITTILDQAY, from the coding sequence ATGGCTATAATAGAGTTTAAATTACCAACTAGGATAAAATTCGGAATTGATTCTATAGAATGTCTTCATGACACAATTAAACAATACGGCGGAAGAGTTGTTGTTGTAACAGATGGAAACTCTTTCAATCAAATAGGCGTAATAGATAGAATAGTAAGCAAATTAGAAGATAATCTAATGAATGTTATGGTTTATTCTAAAGTAAGCTCAAGTTCTAATAGTGATGCTTCAGATGTTATAGCCAACTTAGTAAGATATAGTAAAGCAGAATGTATAGTTGCTATAGGAGGATTTAAAGTTCAAAATATAGCTAAAGGTGCTTCTGTTGTAGTTACTAACAGCGGTGAAGCTTCAGATTATGTTGGTGGTCAAACTGTATATCATAAGCCATTCCCATTAATAAGCGTGCCTACTATACTTGGTTCTTTATCAGAAATTACTACTGGAATGTATTTGGTAGATAAATATGATGGAATATGCAAAGAATCTACTGATAAAAACATATATGCAAGTGATTGTATAATAGACCCTGCATTATATACAACAGTGCCTGTAAAATATTCTATAAGCAGTGCTTTGAGTGTATTTGCTATGGCTTTTGATTTGTATATGAGCACTACTTTAAATGAAATTAATGCTCCTATTATTAAAAATGCTATGAGATTAAGCATTAAAGGTTTAGGAAAACTTATATTAGACAGCTCAAATGTAGACAATATATCAAATATAGCTATGGCTAATATGATGTGTGCTATGGCTAGTTCTAATGCTAGTCTTGGAGCTTCAAGGGCTTTATCTATTGCTATTAATAATATGTATAATGTTAATAAATCTATCATTTCATCAATGCTTCTTCCTCATATTATGGAATATTATATACCTGTTGTACCTGATAAATATACAATACTTGCAGATTTCATTAACGGAGTTGACCCTGAAATGACTCCTTTTGAAATAGCAAGCCAAAGCGGTGAATATATCAAAAAGCTTCTTCATGACCTCAACTTACCTAGAAGACTTAATGAAATAAATATGGATAGAAGCAAATTTAACAATGTTGCAGATATAGCTTTAACTTACAGCGGTATGGATAAACTGCCTAAAGTTATGACGCATGATGCTATCACTACAATATTAGACCAAGCTTATTAA